A window from Leifsonia shinshuensis encodes these proteins:
- the thrC gene encoding threonine synthase, which produces MPQPKAYSRQWRGVLHEYADRLNISDATPIVTLGEGGTPLIPAPALSARTGADVYVKFEGMNPTGSFKDRGMTMAISKAVEHGAKAVICASTGNTSASAAAYATHAGIQAVVLVPEGKIAMGKLSQAIAHNAQLLQVQGNFDDCLDIARELATNYPVHLVNSVNPDRIEGQKTAAFEVVEALGDAPDFHLVPVGNAGNYTAYHRGYSEELQRGESTKLPRMFGFQAAGSAPIVLGHAVKEPDTIATAIRIGNPASWELALNARDDSDGWFGAIDDAKILEAHRILSAEVGIFVEPASAISVAGLLERAEAGVIPAGSTVVLTVTGHGLKDPQWALRTADGSDVQPTVVPVDTTAIADVLGLSPAGGTSAAENAGATA; this is translated from the coding sequence ATGCCCCAGCCGAAGGCCTACAGTCGTCAGTGGCGAGGCGTCCTGCACGAGTATGCGGACCGCCTGAACATCTCCGACGCCACTCCGATCGTCACGCTCGGCGAGGGCGGCACGCCGCTCATCCCGGCCCCGGCGCTCTCCGCACGCACCGGCGCCGACGTGTACGTCAAGTTCGAGGGCATGAACCCGACCGGGTCGTTCAAGGACCGCGGCATGACCATGGCGATCTCGAAGGCCGTCGAGCACGGCGCGAAGGCCGTGATCTGCGCCTCCACCGGCAACACCTCCGCGTCGGCGGCCGCGTACGCGACGCACGCGGGCATCCAGGCCGTCGTGCTGGTGCCCGAGGGCAAGATCGCGATGGGCAAGCTCAGCCAGGCGATCGCGCACAACGCGCAGCTGCTGCAGGTGCAGGGCAACTTCGACGACTGCCTCGACATCGCCCGCGAGCTCGCCACCAACTACCCCGTGCACCTGGTCAACTCGGTGAACCCCGACCGCATCGAGGGTCAGAAGACGGCGGCCTTCGAGGTCGTCGAGGCGCTCGGCGACGCGCCGGACTTCCACCTCGTCCCCGTCGGCAACGCGGGCAACTACACCGCCTACCACCGCGGCTACTCCGAGGAGCTGCAGCGCGGCGAGTCGACGAAGCTGCCGCGCATGTTCGGCTTCCAGGCCGCCGGGAGCGCCCCGATCGTGCTCGGCCACGCCGTCAAGGAGCCCGACACCATCGCCACCGCGATCCGCATCGGCAACCCGGCCTCGTGGGAGCTCGCGCTCAACGCGCGCGACGACAGCGACGGCTGGTTCGGCGCGATCGACGACGCCAAGATCCTCGAGGCGCACCGCATCCTCTCCGCCGAGGTCGGCATCTTCGTCGAGCCGGCGTCCGCGATCAGCGTCGCCGGGCTGCTCGAGCGTGCCGAGGCGGGCGTGATCCCGGCCGGCTCCACCGTCGTCCTCACCGTCACGGGCCACGGCCTGAAGGACCCGCAGTGGGCGCTGCGCACCGCCGACGGCTCCGACGTGCAGCCGACCGTCGTGCCGGTCGACACCACCGCGATCGCCGACGTGCTCGGCCTGTCGCCCGCCGGCGGCACCTCCGCCGCGGAGAACGCCGGGGCGACCGCGTGA
- the thrB gene encoding homoserine kinase: MSSTDLRGRTVVVKVPATSANLGPGFDTLGLALALYDELEVSVRDEPGATVEVTGVGEGEVPTDESNLVVRAIAHTFETVGVPLPGLRLRARNNIPHGRGMGSSGAAIVSGIMAAKGLLEGVVDLDAQQLLALANDMEGHPDNVAPALFGGLTIAWVTPDGPRFKKLIVHRGVSPLVLVPETVMSTALARSLQPQSVPHEDAVFNVSRSALLVAALIQSPELLHAATEDKLHQSYRASAMPETDRLITLLRDNGFAAVVSGAGPSILVLGSDPGQRLAAARLVEEAAETRWQPLMLAVDFKGATVARQEAAAVDVTSSDTPAA; encoded by the coding sequence GTGAGCTCGACCGACCTGCGCGGCCGCACGGTCGTGGTGAAGGTGCCCGCCACGAGCGCGAACCTCGGGCCGGGCTTCGACACGCTCGGCCTCGCGCTGGCGCTGTACGACGAGCTCGAGGTGTCGGTGCGCGACGAGCCCGGCGCCACGGTCGAGGTGACCGGCGTCGGCGAGGGCGAGGTGCCCACCGACGAGAGCAACCTCGTCGTGCGCGCCATCGCGCACACCTTCGAGACCGTCGGCGTGCCGCTGCCCGGGCTGCGGCTGCGCGCCCGCAACAACATCCCGCACGGGCGGGGGATGGGCTCCTCCGGCGCCGCGATCGTCTCCGGCATCATGGCCGCCAAGGGGCTGCTCGAAGGCGTCGTGGACCTCGACGCCCAGCAGCTGCTGGCCCTCGCCAACGACATGGAGGGGCACCCGGACAACGTGGCGCCCGCCCTGTTCGGCGGCCTCACGATCGCCTGGGTGACCCCGGACGGCCCGCGCTTCAAGAAGCTCATCGTGCACCGCGGCGTCTCGCCGCTCGTCCTCGTGCCCGAGACGGTCATGTCGACGGCGCTCGCCCGCAGCCTCCAGCCGCAGTCCGTGCCGCACGAGGATGCGGTGTTCAACGTCTCCCGCTCCGCCCTGCTCGTCGCGGCCCTCATCCAGAGCCCCGAGCTGCTGCACGCGGCCACCGAGGACAAGCTCCACCAGAGCTACCGCGCCTCGGCTATGCCGGAGACCGACCGGCTGATCACCCTGCTGCGCGACAACGGCTTCGCCGCCGTCGTGTCGGGCGCCGGGCCGTCCATCCTGGTGCTCGGCAGCGACCCGGGGCAGCGCCTCGCCGCGGCCCGTCTGGTGGAGGAGGCGGCGGAGACCCGCTGGCAGCCGCTCATGCTCGCCGTCGACTTCAAGGGGGCGACGGTTGCGCGCCAGGAGGCCGCAGCGGTGGATGTGACATCGTCGGACACACCGGCGGCCTAG
- the rho gene encoding transcription termination factor Rho, which produces MTDVELHAGGVDTSDLTGLKVAELQALAAGLGLQGATRLRKGELVEAIAAARAASAPADAAEPVQLEGFGDEAAQPAAASQVLTEPLIAEPLIAEPAGAERVEPTVGDPLLPTTADAGSTEPRRRGSRRVSSPDGTGIATGTGTAAGTGTATGNGVAAGSHVNSGATGVDSLIPDVDALLDSALASREQARGPQNGQQNGGQQNADQAQGNGGRRRRGRGQGGQNGEQGQDAAGAPTAEQPQQEQTDGRADAQQGDDSGSTEQQGTGRNRRNRNRNKNNGQQNEQGQGQQAQGAQQGQGQPKDLQQGGQQGQQNRGQNPLNDQAEGERGGRYRDRNRKRRGGPAGDEFEPELTEDDVLIPVAGILDVLDNYAFVRTTGYLPGASDVYVSLGQVKKYNLRKGDAVVGAIRQPRDGENNSRQKYNALVKVDSINGQTPEEAATRVEFGKLTPLYPQERLRLETEPTKVTQRIIDLVAPIGKGQRGLIVAPPKAGKTIVMQQIANAITANNPEVHLMVVLVDERPEEVTDMQRTVKGEVIASTFDRPAEDHTTVAELAIERAKRLVELGHDVVVLLDSITRLGRAYNLTAPASGRILSGGVDASALYPPKRFFGAARNIEHGGSLTILASALVETGSKMDEVIFEEFKGTGNMELRLSRQLADKRIFPAVDVNASGTRREEMLMGQDEVKITWKLRRALAGLDQQQALEIVLGRLKETSSNVEFLMQVQKSMPAPTNGHGTAHSHGHENDHR; this is translated from the coding sequence GTGACTGATGTCGAACTCCACGCCGGGGGCGTGGACACCAGCGACCTGACCGGCCTCAAGGTGGCGGAGCTGCAGGCTCTCGCCGCCGGGCTCGGGCTCCAGGGCGCGACCCGGCTCCGCAAGGGCGAGCTGGTCGAGGCGATCGCCGCCGCGCGCGCGGCGTCCGCTCCGGCCGACGCCGCCGAGCCGGTGCAGCTCGAGGGCTTCGGCGACGAGGCGGCGCAGCCCGCCGCGGCGTCCCAGGTGCTCACCGAGCCGCTGATCGCCGAGCCGCTCATCGCCGAGCCGGCCGGCGCCGAGCGCGTCGAGCCCACCGTGGGCGACCCGCTGCTTCCGACCACCGCGGACGCGGGCTCCACCGAGCCGCGCCGCCGCGGCTCCCGCCGCGTCAGCAGCCCCGACGGCACCGGTATCGCCACCGGCACCGGTACCGCCGCAGGCACCGGTACCGCCACCGGCAACGGTGTGGCGGCCGGCTCGCACGTCAACTCCGGCGCGACCGGCGTCGACTCGCTCATCCCCGACGTGGATGCGCTGCTCGACTCCGCCCTCGCCTCCCGCGAGCAGGCCCGTGGGCCGCAGAACGGCCAGCAGAACGGCGGCCAGCAAAACGCCGACCAGGCCCAGGGCAACGGCGGCCGTCGTCGCCGCGGCCGCGGCCAGGGCGGCCAGAACGGCGAGCAGGGTCAGGACGCCGCGGGCGCCCCGACCGCCGAGCAGCCGCAGCAGGAGCAGACCGACGGCCGCGCGGACGCGCAGCAGGGCGACGACTCCGGCTCGACCGAGCAGCAGGGCACCGGCCGCAACCGCCGCAACCGCAACCGCAACAAGAACAACGGCCAGCAGAACGAGCAGGGCCAGGGCCAGCAGGCTCAGGGCGCCCAGCAGGGCCAGGGCCAGCCGAAGGACCTGCAGCAGGGCGGCCAGCAGGGCCAGCAGAACCGCGGCCAGAACCCGCTGAACGACCAGGCCGAGGGCGAGCGCGGCGGTCGTTACCGCGACCGCAACCGCAAGCGCCGCGGCGGCCCCGCCGGCGACGAGTTCGAGCCGGAGCTGACCGAGGACGACGTCCTCATCCCCGTCGCGGGCATCCTCGACGTGCTGGACAACTACGCCTTCGTCCGCACCACCGGCTACCTGCCGGGCGCCAGCGACGTCTACGTCTCGCTCGGCCAGGTCAAGAAGTACAACCTGCGCAAGGGCGACGCCGTGGTCGGCGCCATCCGCCAGCCGCGGGACGGCGAGAACAACAGCCGTCAGAAGTACAACGCGCTGGTGAAGGTCGACTCGATCAACGGCCAGACCCCGGAGGAGGCGGCGACCCGTGTCGAGTTCGGCAAGCTGACGCCGCTCTACCCGCAGGAGCGCCTGCGCCTCGAGACCGAGCCGACCAAGGTGACCCAGCGGATCATCGACCTGGTCGCTCCGATCGGCAAGGGCCAGCGCGGTCTCATCGTCGCGCCGCCGAAGGCCGGCAAGACGATCGTCATGCAGCAGATCGCGAACGCGATCACGGCGAACAACCCCGAGGTGCACCTCATGGTGGTGCTGGTGGACGAGCGGCCCGAAGAGGTCACCGACATGCAGCGCACGGTCAAGGGCGAGGTCATCGCCTCCACCTTCGACCGTCCCGCCGAGGACCACACGACCGTCGCCGAGCTCGCCATCGAGCGCGCGAAGCGCCTGGTCGAGCTGGGCCACGACGTGGTCGTGCTGCTCGACTCGATCACCCGCCTGGGCCGCGCGTACAACCTGACCGCTCCCGCGTCGGGCCGCATCCTCTCCGGTGGTGTCGACGCGTCGGCGCTGTACCCGCCGAAGCGCTTCTTCGGCGCCGCCCGCAACATCGAGCACGGCGGCTCGCTCACCATCCTCGCGTCGGCGCTCGTCGAGACCGGCTCCAAGATGGACGAGGTCATCTTCGAGGAGTTCAAGGGCACCGGCAACATGGAGCTCCGCCTGTCGCGTCAGCTGGCCGACAAGCGCATCTTCCCGGCCGTCGACGTGAACGCCTCCGGCACCCGCCGCGAGGAGATGCTGATGGGCCAGGACGAGGTCAAGATCACCTGGAAGCTGCGCCGCGCCCTCGCCGGGCTCGACCAGCAGCAGGCGCTCGAGATCGTCCTCGGCCGGCTGAAGGAGACCTCGAGCAACGTCGAGTTCCTGATGCAGGTGCAGAAATCGATGCCCGCGCCGACCAACGGCCACGGCACCGCGCACTCGCACGGCCACGAGAACGACCACCGCTAG
- the prfA gene encoding peptide chain release factor 1 translates to MFESVNTLIAEHDDLQRQLSDPELHSDPVRSKKVNRRYAELSRIVAAYNEWRQLSDDLEAARELASEDAAFAEEIPGLEQSVADTSEKLRRLLIPRDPNDSRDVIMEIKMGEGGAESALFAGDLLRMYLHYADSKRWKAEIIEQTSSDLGGIKDVQVAFKGNSSDPAEGVWAHLKYEGGVHRVQRVPATESQGRIHTSAAGVLVFPEVDEPEEVEINPNDLKIDVFRSSGPGGQSVNTTDSAVRITHVPTGIVVSMQNEKSQLQNREAAMRVLRARLLARQQEEADAEAAEFRKGQIRTMDRSERIRTYNFPENRIADHRTGYKAYNLDAVMNGALDPVIDSNIHLDEETRLTNLAD, encoded by the coding sequence ATGTTCGAGTCCGTGAACACCCTCATCGCGGAGCACGACGACCTCCAGCGCCAGCTGTCCGACCCGGAGCTGCACAGCGACCCGGTCCGCTCGAAGAAGGTGAACCGTCGCTACGCCGAGCTCTCGCGCATCGTGGCGGCCTACAACGAGTGGCGGCAGCTGTCCGACGACCTCGAGGCCGCCCGCGAGCTGGCGTCGGAGGACGCGGCGTTCGCCGAGGAGATCCCGGGGCTCGAGCAGAGTGTCGCCGACACGTCCGAGAAGCTGCGCCGGCTGCTCATCCCGCGCGACCCCAACGACAGCCGCGACGTCATCATGGAGATCAAGATGGGGGAGGGCGGCGCCGAGTCGGCACTCTTCGCCGGCGACCTCCTGCGCATGTACCTGCACTACGCGGACTCCAAGCGCTGGAAGGCCGAGATCATCGAGCAGACCTCGAGCGACCTGGGCGGCATCAAGGATGTGCAGGTCGCGTTCAAGGGCAACTCCTCCGACCCGGCCGAGGGTGTCTGGGCGCACCTCAAGTACGAGGGCGGCGTCCACCGGGTGCAGCGCGTCCCCGCGACGGAGTCGCAGGGCCGCATCCACACGTCCGCCGCCGGTGTTCTCGTGTTCCCCGAGGTGGACGAGCCGGAGGAGGTCGAGATCAACCCGAACGACCTCAAGATCGACGTGTTCCGGTCGTCCGGCCCGGGCGGTCAGTCGGTCAACACGACGGACTCGGCGGTGCGCATCACGCACGTGCCGACGGGCATCGTCGTCTCGATGCAGAACGAGAAGAGCCAGCTGCAGAACCGCGAGGCGGCGATGCGCGTGCTGCGCGCCCGGCTGCTCGCCCGGCAGCAGGAGGAGGCGGACGCCGAGGCGGCCGAGTTCCGCAAGGGCCAGATCCGCACGATGGACCGCTCGGAGCGCATCCGCACCTACAACTTCCCCGAGAACCGCATCGCGGACCACCGCACCGGCTACAAGGCCTACAACCTCGACGCCGTCATGAACGGAGCCCTCGACCCCGTCATCGACTCGAACATCCACCTAGACGAGGAAACCCGCCTCACCAACCTCGCCGACTGA
- the prmC gene encoding peptide chain release factor N(5)-glutamine methyltransferase gives MTPTAPTPSPLPGSASTPVPARTLRDDAVGVLARAGVPDPEVDAELLLAHVLGVGRGRVQALIVMDAEVDGADVERMRAFVERRAAREPLQHITGRAPFRSLELNVGPGVFVPRPETEQVAQFAIDALRAVPSPEPVGVDLGTGSGAIALALATEVPHARIYAVENSPEAYIWARRNIDEVGATNLTPVFIDLADALPQLDGTVDVVISNPPYVPDDAIPRDPEVRLHDPHAALYGGPDGLDVVRTISRVAQRLLRPGGTLVLEHGELQGAAIRDLLTADGWRAAATHRDLTTRDRATTALR, from the coding sequence ATGACCCCCACAGCGCCCACCCCCTCTCCGCTTCCCGGCTCCGCATCCACCCCCGTCCCGGCCAGGACCCTCCGCGACGACGCGGTGGGCGTGCTGGCGCGCGCGGGCGTCCCGGACCCCGAGGTGGACGCCGAGCTGCTGCTCGCCCACGTGCTCGGCGTCGGCCGGGGCCGGGTGCAGGCGCTGATCGTGATGGATGCGGAGGTCGACGGCGCCGACGTCGAGCGGATGCGCGCCTTCGTCGAGCGCCGGGCCGCGCGGGAGCCGCTGCAGCACATCACCGGCCGCGCGCCGTTCCGGTCGCTGGAACTGAACGTCGGTCCCGGCGTCTTCGTGCCGCGGCCGGAGACGGAGCAGGTCGCCCAGTTCGCGATCGACGCGTTGCGCGCCGTCCCATCGCCCGAGCCGGTTGGAGTGGACCTCGGGACCGGCAGCGGCGCGATCGCGCTGGCCCTGGCGACCGAGGTGCCGCACGCGCGGATCTACGCGGTCGAGAACTCCCCGGAGGCGTACATCTGGGCCCGCCGCAACATCGACGAAGTGGGGGCGACCAACCTGACGCCGGTGTTCATCGACCTCGCCGACGCGCTGCCGCAGCTCGACGGCACGGTGGACGTCGTCATCTCCAACCCGCCCTACGTGCCCGACGACGCCATCCCCCGCGACCCCGAGGTGCGGCTGCACGACCCTCACGCCGCGCTGTACGGCGGCCCGGACGGCCTGGATGTGGTGCGCACGATCTCACGCGTCGCGCAGCGCCTCCTCCGCCCCGGCGGCACGCTCGTGCTCGAGCACGGCGAGCTGCAGGGCGCCGCGATCCGTGACCTCCTGACCGCCGACGGCTGGCGCGCCGCCGCCACCCACCGCGACCTCACCACCCGCGACCGCGCCACCACCGCCCTCCGCTGA
- the cysK gene encoding cysteine synthase A: protein MSAQIYDNVTEAVGRTPLVRLNRLTEGLDATVLAKLEFYNPAASVKDRIGVAIIDAAEKAGALRPGGTIVEATSGNTGIALAMVGAARGYTVILAMPETASKERRVVMRAFGAKVELTPGADGMRGAVETAKRIVETTDNAIWARQFENEANPAIHRATTAEEIWADTDGGVDIFVAGVGTGGTITGVGQVLKERKPEVQVVAVEPLDSPILNGGNPGPHKIQGIGANFVPEILDTTIYDEVVDVSLEDALDVAKRLASEEGILAGISSGAIIWAALQVAKRPENAGKTIVAIVCDTGERYISTPLWADLLD from the coding sequence ATGTCCGCACAGATCTACGACAACGTCACCGAGGCCGTCGGACGGACGCCGCTCGTGCGGCTCAACCGGCTCACGGAGGGTCTCGACGCGACCGTGCTCGCGAAGCTCGAGTTCTACAACCCGGCCGCCAGCGTGAAGGACCGCATCGGCGTCGCGATCATCGACGCGGCCGAGAAGGCGGGCGCTCTGCGTCCCGGCGGGACGATCGTGGAGGCGACCAGCGGCAACACCGGTATCGCCCTGGCGATGGTGGGGGCGGCCCGCGGCTACACCGTCATCCTCGCGATGCCGGAGACGGCGAGCAAGGAGCGCCGCGTGGTCATGCGCGCGTTCGGCGCCAAGGTCGAGCTGACCCCGGGCGCCGACGGGATGCGCGGAGCGGTCGAGACCGCCAAGCGCATCGTCGAGACGACCGACAACGCCATCTGGGCGCGCCAGTTCGAGAACGAGGCCAATCCGGCCATCCACCGCGCCACCACCGCCGAGGAGATCTGGGCGGACACCGACGGCGGCGTCGACATCTTCGTCGCCGGCGTCGGCACCGGCGGCACGATCACCGGCGTCGGCCAGGTGCTCAAGGAGCGCAAGCCCGAGGTGCAGGTGGTGGCCGTGGAGCCGCTGGACTCGCCCATCCTGAACGGCGGGAACCCGGGTCCGCACAAGATCCAGGGGATCGGGGCCAACTTCGTGCCCGAGATCCTCGACACCACGATCTACGACGAGGTCGTCGACGTGTCGCTCGAGGACGCGCTCGACGTCGCCAAGCGCCTCGCCAGCGAGGAGGGCATCCTCGCCGGCATCTCGTCCGGTGCGATCATCTGGGCGGCGCTGCAGGTGGCGAAGCGGCCGGAGAACGCGGGCAAGACCATCGTCGCGATCGTCTGCGACACCGGGGAGCGCTACATCTCCACGCCGCTGTGGGCCGACCTGCTGGACTGA
- the epsC gene encoding serine O-acetyltransferase EpsC, translating into MPIFRAREDLRNARRHDPAARGSFEIAVAYSGLHAIWSYRVAHRLWRAGLRTPARFLSQFTRFLTGVEIHPGARIGRRFFIDHGMGVVIGETTWIGDDVMLYHGVTLGGRGSGHGKRHPTVHDGVTVGAGAKVLGAITIGEHSVIGANAVVTRDAPPNSLLVGVPAHPRPRSGHEQIPGDTWIDPAIYI; encoded by the coding sequence GTGCCGATCTTCCGGGCGCGCGAGGACCTCCGCAACGCACGCCGGCACGACCCCGCCGCGCGCGGGTCCTTCGAGATCGCGGTCGCCTACTCCGGGCTGCACGCCATCTGGTCGTACCGCGTGGCCCATCGGCTGTGGCGGGCGGGGCTCCGGACACCCGCGCGGTTCCTGTCGCAGTTCACGCGGTTCCTGACGGGCGTCGAGATCCACCCCGGCGCGCGCATCGGGCGGCGGTTCTTCATCGACCACGGGATGGGCGTGGTGATCGGCGAGACGACGTGGATCGGCGACGACGTCATGCTCTACCACGGCGTGACCCTGGGCGGCCGGGGGAGCGGGCACGGCAAGCGGCATCCCACTGTGCACGACGGCGTGACCGTCGGCGCGGGGGCGAAGGTGCTCGGAGCGATCACGATCGGCGAGCACTCGGTGATCGGCGCCAATGCGGTGGTCACGCGCGACGCGCCGCCGAATTCGCTGCTCGTCGGCGTGCCCGCGCATCCGCGGCCGCGCTCGGGGCACGAGCAGATCCCGGGCGACACCTGGATCGACCCGGCGATCTACATCTGA